TTGATGATGCGCTCACGGGAGTCGGTTAAAGTTTGAGCGATTCTTAAACGGCTTTCACCAGAAGAAACAAAGGATTTGATTCTGTCTAATTCACCGGGGCTTAAATAACGGGCTTCTGCGTCCGCATTCACGATGGATTTCGTGACGATACTCATTTATGGATTCCTCCAAAAAAATAATTTAGATACTGTTGTTTATTAAACCAGTTTTTTGATTTTGCTGGTAGTTATATTTTGAGATCAACTTATTTATGGGTTAATCTCTCTAATCAGTATAACTTAAAGTTGTTACATTGATTAGTTTTGCTTTGGTTAAGATCAATTCGATCCCTTCCGAATGTTATTGTGCAGTATCAAGTATCTTTTCTATTCATTTTCTTAATACTTTTTAACATTTGCCCAGTTGAAGGGTCAAAAGTTGGCATTGTAATAAATATTCTAGGGCTTCGAGGTGGCGGAGAGCGCCCTCCACCGTTTCTCCCCATGTATAAATGCCATGCCCTTTAATTAAATAACCCCAACAAGGAATATCACTATCAAGATAGAGCAAAACTTCTTGAGCCAAATTAGCTATATCTTGACTGTTATCAAAAATAGGAAATTTGATCGTACTTTCATGACTGGTAATGCCTGTAAAGGCTTTTTGTAATTCATATCCCGTTACTTCCCAATGGGGTTGATGCCATATCATGCTAAAAACGGTAGCGTTGAGGGAATGGGTATGTAATACAGCGCCCGTGTCCCCATTCTTTTGATATAAAGTGGTATGTAAAAGGGTTTCCGCAGAAGGTTTTTGCTCATCAATGGGTTTACCCTGTAAATCAACTACCATGACATCATCGGGGGTTAAATAACCTTTATGCTTTCCTGAAACGGTGATGGCACAATAATTTTCATCTAAGCGCAGGGAAAAATTACTACTGGTGGCAGGAGTCCAACCTTTACTGTCTAAATATTTACCCACTTCTATGATACGGTGACGGGCGCTGGTCAAATCTTCTTGGCTATATTTTGGAATCATGATGAATTATGAATTATGAATTATGAATTATAATCCACTTCTCTTCCCCTTCCCCATCTTGCTTTTCTTCTTCACTTATTACTTCTTATTTCTTACTTTTTACTTAGTAAGCGCCCTCCACACCTCAAATTAGCCAAAAATTCTCATAAATTGATATGATGATAAGAAATGTAAACAAATATTAGGATTTATTATTAATGTCTCTATATTATGCACTTGGTGGATTACTCATTTTAGTAGTAATTGGTATAATCGTATATTTTTTAACACCTCGTACCTTTGAAACTCCCGAAACTGTTGCTAACTCCTACGATGAATGGACTGAAGACGGTATTCTCGAATTTTATTGGGGTGAACATATCCACCTAGGACATTACGGCGCACCGCCGAAAAGAAAAGACTTTTTAGAAGCTAAGGCAGATTTTGTCCATGAAATGGTGAAATGGGGGGGCTTAGATAAATTACCTCGTGGTACAACTGTATTAGATGTTGGTTGTGGTATTGGTGGTAGTACCCGTATTTTAGGGGGTAAAGATTATGGTTTTAACGCTACAGGTATTACCATCAGCCCGAAACAAGTGGAGCGCGCTACCCAATTAACTCCTGAAGGTGTCACTGCTAAATTTCAAGTGGATAATGCTTTAAATCTTTCTTTTCCTGATAATAGTTTTGATGTAGTATGGTCTATTGAAGCTGGACCTCATATGCCTGATAAGGCTAAATATGCCCAAGAAATGATGAGAGTTTTAAAACCGGGTGGTATTTTAGTGGTGGCTGACTGGAATCAAAGAGATGATCGCCAAATTCCTCTTAATTGGTGGGAGAAAATCGTCATGCGTCAATTATTAGATCAATGGTCCCATCCTTCTTTTTCTAGCATTGAAGGTTTTTCTGAACAAATTGCCGAAACTGGTTTGGTAGAAGGAGATGTTATTACTGGTGATTGGACTCAAGAAACTTTGCCTTCTTGGTTAGAATCTGTCTGGCAGGGTATCGTGCGCCCGGAAGGTCTGATTAAATTTGGTTTCTCAGGTTTTATCAAGTCTTTAAGGGAAGTTCCTACTATGATTTTAATGCGCATTGGTTTTGGTGCTGGTCTTTGTCGCTTTGGAATGTTTAAGGCAGTGAAAGCTAATTCTAATTCTCAACTTCAAGAAGTGACAACTAATGAAGTAGTTAACGTTTAAATACGCTTTTTAATGGCAAATATAAAGATAATTTAATCTGGTTAATTTTGTAGGGGTTGAACAATGTTCAACCCTTATTTATTGTGGTTCTTCTACAGTAGTGATGATAATTTAATAAAAATAACCTTTATCATTCTTACTCAAGATTTATACCAAAATAAAAGTTAAAAGTTTATAAGTTATTATTCAATAATTCTCTATTGTCTGTAGCAGACCTTAACTAAAAATTTACAGACTCAACGTCAAAGAGCCTTTATTGTTTTTAACCTTGTAAAAAAAATTCAAAAATGTATGAGTCAAACTTATCAAACTACAGGCATTGTTTTAAAACAAAAACCTTTTGCAGAAAATGATTTATTAGTTACTATTTTATCTCCTGATTATGGCTTAATTAATGCCGTGGCACCGGGCGCTAAAAAGTACAAATCGAGCTTGAGAGGTCGTATTCAACCTTTAGTAGTTAATGATTTTTTGATTGTT
Above is a genomic segment from Cyanobacterium sp. T60_A2020_053 containing:
- a CDS encoding methyltransferase domain-containing protein — translated: MSLYYALGGLLILVVIGIIVYFLTPRTFETPETVANSYDEWTEDGILEFYWGEHIHLGHYGAPPKRKDFLEAKADFVHEMVKWGGLDKLPRGTTVLDVGCGIGGSTRILGGKDYGFNATGITISPKQVERATQLTPEGVTAKFQVDNALNLSFPDNSFDVVWSIEAGPHMPDKAKYAQEMMRVLKPGGILVVADWNQRDDRQIPLNWWEKIVMRQLLDQWSHPSFSSIEGFSEQIAETGLVEGDVITGDWTQETLPSWLESVWQGIVRPEGLIKFGFSGFIKSLREVPTMILMRIGFGAGLCRFGMFKAVKANSNSQLQEVTTNEVVNV
- a CDS encoding methylthioribulose 1-phosphate dehydratase, with product MIPKYSQEDLTSARHRIIEVGKYLDSKGWTPATSSNFSLRLDENYCAITVSGKHKGYLTPDDVMVVDLQGKPIDEQKPSAETLLHTTLYQKNGDTGAVLHTHSLNATVFSMIWHQPHWEVTGYELQKAFTGITSHESTIKFPIFDNSQDIANLAQEVLLYLDSDIPCWGYLIKGHGIYTWGETVEGALRHLEALEYLLQCQLLTLQLGKC